In Flavobacterium luteolum, the DNA window GAATCATGTGGTTTCCCTGCATCGAAACAAAATCAGACTGAATATCGGATTTATAGCGATCTCCGTATAAAATAGTGTTATACGAAGGAACGTCTACAGCCTGTAAAAGTGCTTTTGTATAATTAGACAATGCTTTACAATCTCCATATCCTAGACGATCAACATCAGTTGCAAGCATAGGTTTCCAACCACCAATACCAACTGCAATATTTACATATCGGGATTTTTTCTGGACATAATCATAAATGATTTTAGCTTTCTTTACAGGATCTTTTTCATCGCCAACAAGAGCTTTAATTTTTGCTTTGGTTTCTTCAGTTAAAACTGTAGTTCCAGTTAAGATCTTATCACCATACCATTTGCCAAATGCTTCCCAAGTAGTAGCATTTCCATCAACTCCTTCCAAGTGGAAGTTTTCTAATCCCATCATAACTTTAGGAAAAAGATCTGACGGAGAGGGACTAAGATCTTCTTGTTTTTGAGCAACAATGTTTGTTGCTAAATAACTTAAATTGGTGTCGGTATCAGCTGTTTTTTTTATGTTGAAATTATCAAATCGGAACTCTTTTTTCTTAAATCCCAATCCTTTAGGAAAAGTAACATTCAAAATACATTTTTCCACACTTTCATAGTAATTACCGATAAAATACCATTGTGGAATAAATGCTGTATTTGAAGTTTCTGTTTCGCACGTAAAAGCAATTGTAAAAGGATATGAAATCGGAGTATAGTCCAGATAAACTACTCGATTATCAGAAAAAAGAGTGCTTCCGCTTACGGCACTTTGATCTCTAAAATCTTTTCTTTTAATTTTCTTTATCTCATTTCCTAAAGCATCATAAACAATCGCTTCAATATTTTTTATTGATGTTGTTTTATCATAATGACTAAAAGCGTCAATGTCTTTCAGTCCTTTTTCGTTTAAAACAGAAACGACCCTTTGAGTTTTAATGTTCATGCTTCTTTGTGAAGCAATAACAATATCCATCTGGTCTAAACGAAGTACAGCGTTGGC includes these proteins:
- a CDS encoding DUF3857 domain-containing protein, translating into MKNLFCALFFFLYIANSSAQKSIYPIFSIPDSLTQNANAVLRLDQMDIVIASQRSMNIKTQRVVSVLNEKGLKDIDAFSHYDKTTSIKNIEAIVYDALGNEIKKIKRKDFRDQSAVSGSTLFSDNRVVYLDYTPISYPFTIAFTCETETSNTAFIPQWYFIGNYYESVEKCILNVTFPKGLGFKKKEFRFDNFNIKKTADTDTNLSYLATNIVAQKQEDLSPSPSDLFPKVMMGLENFHLEGVDGNATTWEAFGKWYGDKILTGTTVLTEETKAKIKALVGDEKDPVKKAKIIYDYVQKKSRYVNIAVGIGGWKPMLATDVDRLGYGDCKALSNYTKALLQAVDVPSYNTILYGDRYKSDIQSDFVSMQGNHMILAIPNKDNYIWLECTSQDDPFGYQGIFTDDRDVLVVKPEGGEIVRTKIYDDKGNIQDGKGTYTIDGTGNFSGTLKIASQGSQYALKSRVENMQPNEKEEHYKDYWENINNLKLGKITFSNDKENIRFTEDVQLSATNYGTLTGNKMIFVVDAFNQNTGNIKRVRNRKNPFQIQRGYLDTDEIEINLPDGYSIEFLPSNYELKGKFGEYKTEIIKKDNNKLMYKRSMFLNKGKYSNKEYDEYRLFMEQVSRNDNAKIILTKN